A single window of Helicobacter pylori DNA harbors:
- a CDS encoding DUF6115 domain-containing protein, whose product MLSSNDLFMVVLGAILLVLVCLVGYLYLKEKEFYHKMRRLEKTLDESYQENYIYSKRLQELEGRLEGLSLEKSAKEDSSLKTTLSHLYSQLQEIQKSMDKERDYLEEKIITLENKFKDMGHYAASDEINEKQVLKMYQEGYSVDSISKEFKVSKGEVEFILNMAGLKW is encoded by the coding sequence ATGTTATCTTCTAATGATTTGTTTATGGTCGTTTTGGGGGCGATTTTATTGGTGTTGGTGTGCTTGGTGGGGTATTTGTATCTTAAAGAAAAAGAGTTTTACCATAAAATGAGGCGTTTAGAAAAAACCTTAGATGAATCCTATCAAGAAAATTATATTTATTCTAAGCGCTTGCAAGAATTAGAGGGGCGTTTGGAAGGCCTTTCTTTAGAAAAAAGCGCTAAAGAGGATAGCTCATTAAAAACGACCCTTTCACACCTTTATAGCCAGTTGCAAGAAATCCAAAAATCCATGGACAAAGAGCGCGATTATTTAGAAGAAAAAATCATTACTTTAGAAAACAAATTCAAAGACATGGGGCATTATGCTGCTAGCGATGAAATCAACGAAAAACAGGTTTTGAAAATGTATCAAGAAGGTTATAGCGTGGATTCTATTTCTAAAGAATTTAAAGTGAGTAAGGGCGAGGTGGAATTTATACTGAACATGGCAGGGTTAAAATGGTAG
- the nadA gene encoding quinolinate synthase NadA, with protein MPTDNDLKTSIVELLHDLDALLVAHFYQKDEIVELAHHTGDSLELAKIASQSDKNLIVFCGVHFMGESVKALAFDKQVIMPKLSCCSMARMIDSHYYDKSVHLLKECGVKEFYPITYINSNAEVKAKVAKDDGVVCTSRNASKIFNHALKQNKKIFFLPDKCLGENLALENGLKSAILGTNSPEEIKNADVVCYNGFCSVHQLFKLEDIEFYRQKYPDILIAVHPECDPSVVSNADFSGSTSQIIEFVEKLSPNQKVAIGTESHLVNRLKAKRHHQNTFILSSTLALCPTMNETTLKDLFEVLKAYKNHRAYNAIELKDEVARLAKLALTKMMELS; from the coding sequence ATGCCAACTGATAACGATTTAAAAACTTCTATTGTGGAATTGTTGCACGATTTAGACGCGCTTTTAGTGGCTCATTTTTATCAAAAAGATGAGATTGTAGAGTTAGCCCACCATACAGGGGACAGCTTGGAATTAGCTAAAATCGCAAGCCAGAGCGATAAAAACCTCATCGTGTTTTGCGGGGTGCATTTCATGGGCGAAAGCGTGAAAGCCCTAGCCTTTGACAAGCAAGTGATCATGCCCAAACTCTCATGCTGCTCTATGGCAAGAATGATAGACAGCCATTACTACGATAAAAGCGTCCATTTATTGAAAGAATGTGGCGTTAAAGAATTTTACCCTATCACTTATATCAATTCTAACGCTGAAGTGAAAGCCAAAGTCGCCAAAGATGATGGCGTGGTTTGCACGAGCAGGAACGCTTCTAAAATCTTTAATCACGCTTTAAAACAAAATAAAAAAATCTTTTTTTTACCGGATAAATGCTTGGGGGAAAATCTAGCCCTAGAAAACGGCTTAAAAAGCGCGATTTTGGGCACAAACAGCCCAGAAGAAATTAAAAACGCTGATGTGGTTTGTTATAACGGCTTTTGTTCGGTGCATCAGCTTTTCAAATTAGAAGACATTGAATTTTACCGCCAAAAATACCCGGATATTTTAATCGCTGTCCATCCAGAATGCGATCCTAGCGTGGTTTCTAACGCTGATTTTAGCGGATCAACGAGTCAAATCATAGAGTTTGTAGAAAAGTTAAGCCCTAATCAAAAAGTCGCCATAGGCACTGAAAGCCATTTAGTCAACCGCTTGAAAGCCAAGCGCCACCATCAAAACACTTTCATTCTTTCTAGCACGCTCGCCCTTTGCCCTACCATGAACGAAACGACTTTAAAAGATTTGTTTGAAGTTTTAAAGGCTTATAAAAACCACAGGGCTTACAATGCGATTGAATTAAAAGATGAGGTGGCGCGTTTGGCCAAACTCGCTTTAACTAAAATGATGGAGTTGTCCTAA
- the nadC gene encoding carboxylating nicotinate-nucleotide diphosphorylase, giving the protein MEVKTFLERALKEDLGHGDLFERVLEKDFKAAAFVRAKQEGVFSGEKYALELLQMTGIECAQTIKDKERFKPKDTLMEIRGDFSMLLKIERTLLNLLQHSSGIATLTSRFVEALNSHKVRLLDTRKTRPLLRIFEKYSVLNGGASNHRLGLDDALMLKDTHLKHVKDLKSFLAHARKNLPFTAKIEIECESFEEAKNAMNAGADIVMCDNMSVGETKEIAAYRDAHYPFVLLEASGNISLESINAYAKSGVDAISVGALIHQATFIDMHMKMA; this is encoded by the coding sequence ATGGAGGTAAAAACTTTTTTAGAACGCGCTTTAAAAGAAGATTTAGGGCATGGGGATTTGTTTGAAAGGGTGTTAGAAAAGGATTTTAAAGCCGCGGCTTTTGTTAGGGCTAAACAAGAGGGCGTGTTTTCAGGCGAAAAATACGCTTTAGAGTTGCTTCAAATGACCGGTATTGAATGCGCTCAAACCATTAAAGATAAAGAACGCTTCAAGCCTAAAGACACCCTAATGGAAATTAGGGGGGATTTTAGCATGCTTTTAAAGATTGAGCGCACCCTATTAAACCTTTTGCAACACAGCAGCGGGATCGCCACTTTAACGAGCCGTTTTGTAGAAGCTTTAAATTCTCATAAGGTGCGTTTGTTGGATACGAGAAAAACCAGACCCCTTTTAAGGATTTTTGAAAAATATTCCGTGCTTAATGGGGGAGCGAGCAACCACCGATTAGGGCTAGATGACGCTTTAATGCTTAAAGACACGCATTTAAAGCATGTGAAAGATCTCAAAAGCTTTTTAGCGCATGCCAGAAAAAACTTGCCTTTCACGGCTAAAATTGAAATTGAATGCGAGAGCTTTGAAGAGGCCAAAAACGCCATGAATGCGGGAGCGGATATTGTGATGTGCGATAACATGAGCGTTGGAGAAACGAAAGAGATTGCCGCTTATAGAGATGCGCATTACCCCTTTGTCTTATTGGAAGCGAGCGGGAACATTTCACTAGAGAGCATCAACGCTTACGCTAAAAGCGGCGTGGATGCCATTAGCGTAGGGGCTTTAATCCATCAAGCCACTTTTATTGACATGCACATGAAAATGGCTTAA
- a CDS encoding phosphatidylserine decarboxylase — protein MVALSNALSRVFGSVAGYKFPSFIQKGINALYVKIFKIDLSEFEPLENYKSLNALFTRSLKKERPFDKSPNICIAPCDALITECAFLDNDTALQIKGMPYKAHELVGEINPLSPSFFYANFYLSPKDYHHYHAPCDLEILEARYFAGKLLSVNKPSLYKNNNLFVGNERVVLVAKDIQGNQLYFVAVGALNVGKMRFNFDKNIQTNAKARFTQTYSYNPPIKVKKGDNLGNFEMGSTIVLFIQNTAFKDLREKSVKFGESIGEFHAN, from the coding sequence ATGGTAGCTTTAAGCAACGCTCTTTCAAGGGTTTTTGGCTCTGTGGCTGGCTATAAATTCCCTTCTTTTATCCAAAAAGGTATCAACGCTCTTTATGTTAAGATCTTTAAAATTGATTTGAGCGAGTTTGAGCCTTTGGAAAACTACAAGAGTTTGAACGCTCTTTTCACGCGCTCCTTAAAAAAAGAACGACCCTTTGACAAATCCCCTAATATTTGCATTGCGCCTTGCGATGCTTTGATCACGGAATGCGCTTTTTTAGATAACGATACCGCCTTACAAATTAAAGGCATGCCCTATAAAGCGCATGAATTAGTGGGCGAAATCAACCCCTTAAGCCCTTCTTTTTTCTATGCGAATTTTTACCTTTCGCCCAAAGATTACCACCACTACCACGCCCCTTGCGATTTAGAAATTTTAGAGGCTCGTTATTTTGCGGGGAAATTACTGTCGGTCAATAAGCCCTCGCTTTACAAAAACAACAATCTGTTTGTGGGCAATGAAAGGGTAGTGCTTGTTGCAAAAGACATTCAAGGCAATCAATTGTATTTTGTAGCGGTGGGAGCGTTAAATGTGGGTAAAATGCGTTTTAATTTTGATAAGAATATCCAAACTAACGCTAAAGCCCGTTTCACGCAAACCTACTCTTACAACCCTCCGATTAAGGTGAAAAAAGGGGATAATTTAGGGAATTTTGAAATGGGCTCTACGATCGTTTTATTCATTCAAAACACCGCTTTTAAGGATTTGAGAGAAAAAAGCGTGAAGTTTGGGGAAAGTATAGGGGAATTTCATGCCAACTGA
- the mqnP gene encoding menaquinone biosynthesis prenyltransferase MqnP: MVALEHTIFSSMFLLMAMVISSYQKNQTLFFDLETLILCFLALLGARNFAMGFNRLVDRDIDKDNPRTKNRPSVDGRISVKGMVIFSVSNALLFVVVSYFINPLAFRLSLPFLIILGGYSYFKRFSSLAHFVVGLALGLAPIAGSVAVLGDIPLWNVFLALGVMLWVAGFDLLYSLQDMEFDKERGLFSIPSKLGEKWCLNLSRLSHLVALICWLFFIKCYHGGVFAYLGLGVSTLILLYEQVLVARDYKNIPKAFFVSNGYLGVVFFIFIVLDVGFKHA; encoded by the coding sequence TTGGTCGCTTTGGAGCATACGATATTTTCTAGCATGTTTTTACTCATGGCTATGGTCATAAGCTCCTATCAAAAAAATCAAACGCTCTTTTTTGACTTAGAAACCTTAATCCTTTGTTTTTTGGCCTTACTAGGGGCAAGAAACTTCGCTATGGGGTTTAACCGCTTAGTGGATAGAGACATTGATAAGGACAACCCAAGGACGAAAAACCGCCCGAGCGTGGATGGCAGAATCAGCGTTAAAGGCATGGTCATTTTTAGCGTTTCAAACGCGCTTTTGTTCGTGGTGGTGAGCTATTTCATTAACCCTTTAGCTTTCAGGCTTTCGTTACCTTTTTTAATCATTTTAGGGGGGTATTCGTATTTCAAGCGCTTTTCTTCTTTGGCGCATTTTGTAGTGGGTTTGGCTTTGGGTTTAGCCCCCATTGCAGGAAGCGTGGCGGTTTTAGGGGATATTCCTTTATGGAATGTCTTTTTGGCTTTAGGGGTGATGCTGTGGGTGGCTGGGTTTGATTTGCTCTATTCTTTACAGGATATGGAGTTTGATAAAGAAAGGGGCTTGTTTTCCATTCCTAGTAAATTAGGGGAAAAGTGGTGTTTGAATCTTTCAAGGCTCTCACACCTTGTGGCACTGATATGCTGGCTTTTTTTTATAAAGTGCTATCATGGGGGGGTTTTTGCGTATTTAGGGTTAGGGGTTTCAACTTTGATTTTACTCTATGAGCAGGTCTTAGTGGCTAGAGATTATAAAAACATCCCGAAAGCCTTTTTTGTGAGTAATGGCTATTTGGGGGTGGTGTTTTTTATTTTCATCGTCCTTGATGTGGGGTTTAAGCATGCATGA
- a CDS encoding S41 family peptidase: protein MTKRLFKGLLAISLAVSLHGGEVKEKKPVKPVKEDPQELAAKRVEAFSRFSNVVTEIEKKYVDKISISEIMTKAIEGLLSNLDAHSAYLNEKKFKEFQAQTEGEFGGLGITVGMRDGVLTVIAPLEGTPAYKAGVKSGDNILKINNESTLSMSIDDAINLMRGKPKTPIQITVVRKNEPKPLVFNIVRDIIKLPSVYVKKIKETPYLYVRVSGFDKNVTKSVLDGLKANPKAKGIVLDLRGNPGGLLNQAVGLSNLFIKEGVLVSQKGKNKEENLEYKANGRAPYTNLPIAVLVNGGSASASEIVAGALQDHKRAVIIGEKTFGKGSVQVLLPVNKDEAIKITTARYYLPSGRTIQAKGITPDIVIYPGKAPENENKFSLKEADLKHHLEQELKKLDDKTPNSKEADKDKKSEEEKEVTPKMINDDIQLKTAIDSLKTWSIVDEKMDEKAPKKK, encoded by the coding sequence ATGACAAAACGACTTTTTAAAGGGTTGTTAGCGATTTCTCTTGCTGTGAGTTTGCATGGTGGTGAAGTTAAGGAAAAAAAGCCGGTCAAGCCGGTTAAAGAAGATCCGCAAGAATTAGCGGCTAAAAGGGTGGAAGCGTTCAGTCGTTTCTCTAATGTGGTTACAGAAATTGAAAAAAAGTATGTGGATAAAATCAGTATTTCTGAGATCATGACTAAAGCGATTGAGGGCTTGCTCTCTAATTTGGACGCGCATTCAGCGTATTTGAATGAAAAGAAGTTTAAGGAATTTCAAGCCCAAACCGAGGGCGAATTTGGGGGGCTTGGGATCACGGTGGGCATGCGCGATGGCGTTTTAACCGTTATTGCCCCCTTAGAAGGCACTCCCGCTTACAAGGCTGGGGTTAAATCAGGCGATAACATTCTAAAAATCAATAACGAAAGCACGCTGAGCATGAGCATTGATGATGCGATCAATCTCATGCGTGGCAAGCCAAAGACCCCTATTCAGATCACCGTTGTTAGGAAAAACGAGCCAAAACCCTTGGTGTTTAACATTGTTAGAGACATCATTAAACTCCCCTCTGTCTATGTGAAAAAGATTAAAGAAACCCCTTATCTGTATGTGAGAGTGAGTGGTTTTGACAAGAATGTTACCAAATCGGTTCTAGACGGCTTAAAAGCTAACCCTAAGGCTAAGGGGATCGTGTTGGATTTAAGGGGGAATCCTGGAGGGTTGTTAAACCAAGCGGTGGGCTTGTCTAACCTCTTTATTAAAGAGGGGGTTTTAGTCTCTCAAAAAGGCAAAAATAAAGAAGAAAATTTAGAATACAAGGCTAACGGCAGAGCCCCTTATACCAATTTACCTATTGCGGTGTTAGTCAATGGCGGTTCAGCGAGCGCGAGCGAGATCGTCGCAGGGGCACTGCAAGATCACAAACGGGCCGTGATTATCGGTGAAAAAACCTTTGGTAAGGGAAGCGTGCAGGTGCTGCTCCCTGTCAATAAAGACGAAGCGATTAAAATCACGACCGCACGCTACTATTTGCCGAGCGGGCGCACCATTCAAGCTAAGGGGATCACGCCTGATATTGTGATTTATCCGGGTAAAGCGCCAGAAAATGAAAATAAATTCAGCTTGAAAGAAGCGGATCTAAAACACCATTTAGAGCAAGAGCTTAAAAAACTTGATGATAAAACCCCTAATTCCAAAGAGGCGGATAAAGACAAGAAAAGCGAAGAGGAAAAAGAGGTTACTCCTAAAATGATCAATGATGATATTCAGCTAAAAACCGCTATTGACAGCTTGAAAACCTGGTCTATCGTTGATGAGAAAATGGATGAAAAAGCGCCTAAGAAGAAATAA